GGTAATACTGGTCAATAGTGTGACAGCCAAAAACAGCGGAGGGAAAAAGCAAAGAAAGGTAAGCAGGGATATACTATTTATAGAGAGGAATTTAAATTTTTTAAAATCAGGAGGTCGAAGCCGCAAGGTAGATTTAACAATTCGAGTGATAAGTATATAAGAGAATATATAGCGGAAGCGTTTATAGAGTTTGGGAAAAAGGAAAAGCTTAGTTTTTTTAACATCCCCCTCACGGAGATGAAGGGAGCAAAGAGGAAATAGAACCTTTTGCTGAATTAATAGAAAAGAGTTTTAAACTGCGTACAGAAAGCGAACGTTTACTAAAAGAAGCAAAAGAAGTGAAAAAGAAATAACAAGCTGTTAAACTTCCCCTTCTGTGAAGGGTTTGTTCTAATAGCATCTGAACTCCTTATATATCTCTGGGGGATTTCGTCTCTTTTATTATCCAACGATAACAACAAAAACAAACGATCGACAATGTCCGTTTGGGTTAATTCCTACTGTGCCAATATTAGTAATATGGAGTGAGCAGCCTACAGGCATTATTCCTCAGCCTTTTTAAAAAATGAAGTCTTTTGCTTTCTTCTATAGTAACCATTTTAGCTGTTTTCTTTTTTTGCTCTGCAATTTCAGTCAGTTCCTGTGCTGTTTCTTTGCTGAGCAGTTCCATATTACATTCAAAATGAAGCCTGAAACTTCTTACATCCCAATTTGCCGAACCTATAAAAACACTTATATCATCTACCACAAAATATTTACTGTGATCAAAAGGCAAAGGAGTTCTATAAATTTTTATACCTCTTGTAATTAGTTTTTCAAAATTTGGTTCCATAGCCCAATTTATAATAATATTATCAGTCTTTTGCGGAATGATAATCTCTACGTCAACACCCCTCATTGCAGCCATTTCCAAAGATGTTAAAATATTGTTTTCTGGCAAAAAATAAGGCGTAACTATAATTATTTTTTTTGCAGCGGCGTTTATCGCTCCCTGAACCATAAGCTCAATTTTACCTTGTTTATTATCTGGACCATCAGGTATGACGCGTGCGGGAATTTTACCTCTCGACATTTCCAGAAGATCTTTTGAATATCCATGCATATGTACGCCAGTAGTAAATTCCCAGTCTTCTTCAAAAACCTGCGATATTTGATCTACTACGGGACCTTCCACTTTAAAAGTTATATCCCGAATGCCATTTTTCGAGTCATGTATAAGCGTATTTTCCAATGCAAGATTCATTCCTCCGAAAAAAGAAATCACTCCGTCGATTATCATTATTTTTCTGTGATTGCGCATATTTACTAAATGAAGCGCAAAAGGGATTTTAGGCGGCAGAAATATTCCATATTGCAGCCCTTTGATTTTTTTAAGTTCTGGTTCGATCGATCTGCGGCTGTATCCCATTATCCCTATCCAGTCAACAAGAACTTTTACTTCAGCACCGTTTGACACCGCAGTTTCGCAGGCATGGAGAATTTTTTCCGTTTCGCTGTCATAGCTAAAAATATAGCTTTCTATTAGCACTTCATGTCTTGCATTTTTTATGGCTTCAACCATTTCAGGATATGCTTCCGTACCGTTTTGAAGAACTTTTATCGAATTTCCCGACGCAAAATTTTGGGGATAAACATTATGCCCATATACCATATATTGAATAAACCGCTGCGGCAGCTGCTGTGCGACGTTTTGCAGTTTATCTCTTGGAACTTTTTGTAAAATATCACCTTTTTTTCTCAGTTTAACAGCTTTACGCCGCACCCTGTTTATCCCGAGAAAAATATATAAAACCGAACCTATAAACGGAGAAAGAAAAACTATTCCCAGCCAGCTTATCGCACCCTTTATATCTTCTTTATTTAAAAGTATATGTACGGCACAGCAAGCCGAAATAATAATATAAAAAAAAGTTATAACAAAAGAAAAATATGCATGCGATGTTATTAATTGATATATGAAACTCATAAAAATTCCTTTATATATTTTAGTATGACAATATATGCACAAAAGCCATAACAAAAATAATATTTTCTTTTATGTGCTTTTTTATTTTTTTGAAAATAAAACTGATATATTATACATTAATTATGCAAAAAAATGAGGACAGAAAACGGTTTTTAACTAAAATAATATTTTTATATAATTTATTTATGAGGAAATTGAAGAGCTTTAATCAAATGG
The DNA window shown above is from Candidatus Endomicrobium procryptotermitis and carries:
- the cls gene encoding cardiolipin synthase, with product MSFIYQLITSHAYFSFVITFFYIIISACCAVHILLNKEDIKGAISWLGIVFLSPFIGSVLYIFLGINRVRRKAVKLRKKGDILQKVPRDKLQNVAQQLPQRFIQYMVYGHNVYPQNFASGNSIKVLQNGTEAYPEMVEAIKNARHEVLIESYIFSYDSETEKILHACETAVSNGAEVKVLVDWIGIMGYSRRSIEPELKKIKGLQYGIFLPPKIPFALHLVNMRNHRKIMIIDGVISFFGGMNLALENTLIHDSKNGIRDITFKVEGPVVDQISQVFEEDWEFTTGVHMHGYSKDLLEMSRGKIPARVIPDGPDNKQGKIELMVQGAINAAAKKIIIVTPYFLPENNILTSLEMAAMRGVDVEIIIPQKTDNIIINWAMEPNFEKLITRGIKIYRTPLPFDHSKYFVVDDISVFIGSANWDVRSFRLHFECNMELLSKETAQELTEIAEQKKKTAKMVTIEESKRLHFLKRLRNNACRLLTPYY